ATCGAGCTGACTGCGGAGAATGACCGGATCAACGACGAGCTCGCAACGCTGCGTCGAGAGCGGGCTCAGTTCGAAGAGTGGATGAAGCGCGTCATGGCGAGCGTCCACACCGACGTGATGGCCCTGCGCGACCTTGGGGAGCTGGCGGGAGAAGGGTCTTCAGCACAGGGCGCAATCTCAACTCTGCCCGTTGCGATCCGTGCGGACGCGTCGGAGGAGAGGATGACCGCAGCCTGACGCGCCGCTGCGCTCACGCTCGGCGGGCGTTGTAGGTCTTGACGTGGTTGCGCAGCTGATCGATGCGGCCTTCGTTGATGGCCGATCGCACCTGGTCGGAGGACCGCGTCGCTCCCGGTGTTGGCTGGACGATATCCAGATCGGGGCCATAACGGCCCATCTTCTGGTGAACGACCGCCACGAGATTGGTCGCCAGAAGCCGACGGGCCGCCGCCTCTCCCAGCTTGACCTCGGCAAGGCCTAGAATGGTACCGATCGTCTCGTCGACCGAGCCACCATGGGCCGTCGTCAAAACGAGATGCCCACTCTGCGACGCGATAAGCGCCTGGTTGGCCGCTTCGGGCGAACGGATCTCGCCCAACAGGATATAGCGGGGGCGAGATCGCAGGGCGTCCATGACGCGAAGGCGCCAGTCGTCCTCTTCCTTCACCTCCATCTGCAGACAGAGGCCGCCGGTGCCGACCCTTCCGAGCAGGAGATACTCGGCTGGATCCTCGATCGCGAAGCCGACGGCGTTCTTGGACGCGAGATAGTCCATCATCGCCGCAACGGTGGTTGTCGTCTTTCCCGCGCCTGTCGCCCCGCCGATCGCGATGAGGCCGCGCCGATTCCCCCACGATCTGAAGAGACGGATCGTCTCTGTGTCGAGCCCGAGCTCGGTCAGAAGCGGGGGTGAAATCGGGATCCGGCGGATCGCTGCCCACTGCTGCTCGTCGATCACAGCGAGTTTGACGAAGCGCAGCCTCATCTCGTCGAGTGTCAGGGTTCCGACATTGGAGGTGGTCCGCTCGATCTGCGTCCTGACAGAATCGATGTGAGGCTCGAACTGTCCGGGAACTTTGGCGACGCCCGAATGTCCCTGGGCGTTGGGCCCGATGCGGTAGCTGGATGGCGCTCGCTGGTCGAGGCGGATGTAGAGGTCCGAGAAATTGAGCCCGCCGAGAGAGACCCCGGAGTGCTCCCCGTAAGCCTTGCTGTCCAATTGCTGGGCGTGCGACGGAGGGGTCAACAATTCGCTCCCGAAAAGTGCTGCCGAAAACGATCCTATGAATCTGTCAGGCATGCAAGGTTGGATCGTTTGATCCTTGTTCTATGCCGGTGGAGTTGGGATGATCGAAACGGAAGGATCGATCATGCCGGAATTGCCCTCACTGTCTGAGCTCGTTGACGTCACGCAGCCCTGGCTCGCTACGCTGAAGGCGTTCGATGAGAAGGTTGCAGCCGTCAGCGCCTCGCACGAGGACAACGATCTTGATGGGCATCAGCGCCGGGTCGCTCGCAGTGCCATGGACCTCGCAAAGGCCTACAATCTGGATGAAGAGGATGTCCGCCAGATTGGCGCTGCGGCTCTGGTCCACGATGTCGGGAAGACAGAGATCGACCTGGCCATCCTGAACAAGGCCGGCGACTTCACGCCTGCGGAGCGTCTGGCGATGAATGGGCATGCTGCCGGCGGCGCCAGCATGCTTGGGCAGATTGCGGACCTGCCTCAGGTCTTCGTGGACGTCGCCCGCTATCATCACGAACGCTATGACGGGAAAGGCTACGAGAAGCTGAAGGGTGAGGACATTCCCTTCGCTGCCCGCATCGTTCAGATCGCCGACATCCATGACGCCCTTTCGCGAAAGCGCGTCTACAAGCTTGGGGCGCCCGAAGGGCGTGTCCTATGCGAGATGGCCGAACGAGAGGGTCGGATCGGCAGATCCATGTTCGATCCCGGATTGCTTCGGTGCTTTGTGGCGATGCGCATGGCTGCACCGGGGTTCCAGGCGACGGCACCGGAGCGCGCCGAGCTCGCCGCCTTTGTCCTGTCTGATCCAAATCTGGATCTTCCCGAGGGAACCGACGTTCGTTTCGAACGCGATGGATCTCGCCTCGTCAACGGCGCGCGGTTCGAACGGGGGCGCTTCGATCACGCGAGCGATGCGTACAGCGCGCCCGCGCCGTGATCACCGCGGGATCGACGCAATGTGGTCTGGCGGCAGCGTCGACACTGCCTCGGCAATCGCGCGCAGGACAGCGCCAATGTCTGGTGTGAACCCGATGACGGACCGGTTGATGATCTCGATGGTCTCGGGCGTCGCAGGGAAGTAGGCCGCCTCGAGGCTGTTGGCCATCTCGATGCCGAGCTCGCCGCCTTTCATCAGCTTTGAGCGGCTCGCCTCGACCCAGGACCGCACACGGTCGCCGGAACCGTGCTTGAGGACGGCACCGTTCTCCCTGTCGTAAGCCAGGCCGAACTCCTGGTTCATGTCGCAGATATGTGTCCGCCCTTGGACGTCACGGCTTGACGAAATTTCCCAGAAAAGAGTGCCGCCGAGATCGACATAGCGATAGCTGGTCACTTGTGTGTCGCGCATGGAATCGGGTCGCCCAAGGTTGGTTTGATAGGGCTGATCAGAGATGCGAAGCACGAATAAATCAACGGATTAAGTGTTCTTCTAGCAACACTGAAAGGATTGGTGGTGGATATCCAGAAGCGCCGATTCGGCCTCTCTTGATCCAGTCATCGCACAAGGTGTGATGGGCGACGGGATAGGTTCTCGATTCGCGGAGAGCGCCATGGCGCAGGCAAAACGTTTCATCGACATGGCGGCGATTGCTGTCGCCTGGGAAGACCCCGCTGGAAGACGCCATGTGCGCTGCGCGGCCGCTGGCACGGAGACCGGCGTACTGATCGAGATCATTCGTGAGGGTTACGCCAAAGGGGATATCCCCGTCGTCGAAATGCGCCCGACCACGGTCAGGGTTCCGATCGGATGTGTCGGCTCGTTCGAGATCGCAGCCTGAAGGCTTCTGGCTTGCGTCACGATCGCTGATCACTGCGGCAGGAGAATGCTGCGGGTGCCCGTCGTGAGCCAGACCATCGCATTGAATGAGCCGGACTTGGCGCCCGAGACGCTGAAGCGCTTCAGCCATGGCGGCCGCGTCTACGACCAGGTCTCTGGGCTGGGTGCCGTACCGGACGTAGCCAAGATCGACCACTATGGTCTGGTCGTCATGATGCGCCCGAGTGTCTTCCTCAGCCTTTGCCCTTCTCTGGAATCCGAAAGGCGCTCGCCCAATCCCGACGCTGATGCCCTCGCCGAGATGCTGGCCGCGGGACAAATCGCGTCGATGGGCTTTCTTGCTCTCAATCTGGCTGATGATGACCTGCGGGTTCGCAGTCATGAAGGCCGGCACCGCACAGACTTCATCCTCAGGCATTTTGGGGATGAGCCGATCCCGGTGGCGATCTTGTTCAACGGCGAGCGGGCTCGCGATGTGACCCCGCACGATATCGTCAGGATCTGCGCTGGATTGCGCCGCGAGCGCACCTCCGAGGAGCCGCGCCCTCCCATGATCGACGGCCCGCTTTTTGACCGCGTCATCCATCTCGGCCAGGACTTTCTGGTCAGCGAAATGGATACCTCCCCGACCCCTCGCTGAACCCCTTGTTTCAATCGAAGGCCCGAGCTATCCGGGCTCTGCCGGCGCAAATCAGCTGGTCAAGCACTGAAAGCACCAACCCGATGTCGAGCGACAGTCGAAAGACCAAGCCGCCCAAGGCTCGCGCAGTCTGCTGAAGAGCAGCTCTCCTGCGCGGCCGGAGGCGGCCTGATCGCAGTGGAGAGCCCCATGAGGATCTACATCACCAACCGTTTCGAGGCCCTGTCCGAGTGGATCTCGGCCAATCTCGGCAGCCCGTATGCGTTTGCGCTGGCCAGTTTCATGGTTGTGGCCTGGGCGCTGTCGGGCCCGTTCTTCGGTTACTCCGATACCTGGCAGCTGGTCATCAACACCAGCACGACCATCTGCACCTTCCTGATGGTTTTCTTGCTCCAGAACACCGGAAACCGGACGATCGTCGAGATGCAGGACCGGCTGAAGGATCTGGAAGCGATCAACCGCGAGCTGCTGCATGAACTGCGCCGCCGGCCCGCCCAGAACGAGCCCCTGAAGGAAGCCGCGTGACCTGAGGGCCCGCAAACGCAACGCGGGCCCTCAGTGAAAGTCAGGCCGCGATCAGGTCTTCGGGCCTCAGGCATGTGCCTGGCATGGCGATGTCATTGGCCGCAGGTCGCGTGCCCTCATCCATCCAGCGTGCCAGCAGTGCGAGTTGCCAGGAGATCATCGGCGGCACCGCATCACCGATTTGTCGGTATCGCCCGGTTACCGAGCCTTCGAACTGCCAGGTGGTTGGGAACCCCTGCAGCGTGGCCATCTCCCGGATCGTCATGATCCTGTTCTCGATCGGGTGGACATAGCGACCGTTGCCAGGGTGGGCGCATTCGCGCTTGATGGTCGGCGCCGGCCGATCCCAGGCCATTCGGCCGTAGGCGTCGGGATGAGATCCCATCTCGCCTGATGAGAAGCGCCGCTGCATCGAAGGCGTCAGATGGCGACGGCTATCCTCCGAGGCGCAAAGGGCAGCCCAGGACCCGCCGTCAGCTGGAATGGCCGACAGCCGGGCGGAGAGAGCCTCGCCAATCCCTGGGGCCTTTGCGTCCGGGTCGGGGGCTTTCGGGATCCTCGACAGGGCCGTGCGTACGCTCGGGGAAGCTGAGAGACGCAAACCATCCCACAACTGGTCGAGCGAAAGGGGCCTCGCACTCTTTGTCGCGACAACCAGAGCCCTTTCCCGTGCTTGAGGCAGACCAAAGCGCGAAAGGACATGGACATGTGCTTCGATGCGATAGCCCAGGCGCTCCAGAGAGGAGAACAGGTCGCGCGCATGAT
This genomic window from Bosea sp. RAC05 contains:
- a CDS encoding ATPase, T2SS/T4P/T4SS family; translated protein: MRLRFVKLAVIDEQQWAAIRRIPISPPLLTELGLDTETIRLFRSWGNRRGLIAIGGATGAGKTTTTVAAMMDYLASKNAVGFAIEDPAEYLLLGRVGTGGLCLQMEVKEEDDWRLRVMDALRSRPRYILLGEIRSPEAANQALIASQSGHLVLTTAHGGSVDETIGTILGLAEVKLGEAAARRLLATNLVAVVHQKMGRYGPDLDIVQPTPGATRSSDQVRSAINEGRIDQLRNHVKTYNARRA
- a CDS encoding HD-GYP domain-containing protein, yielding MIETEGSIMPELPSLSELVDVTQPWLATLKAFDEKVAAVSASHEDNDLDGHQRRVARSAMDLAKAYNLDEEDVRQIGAAALVHDVGKTEIDLAILNKAGDFTPAERLAMNGHAAGGASMLGQIADLPQVFVDVARYHHERYDGKGYEKLKGEDIPFAARIVQIADIHDALSRKRVYKLGAPEGRVLCEMAEREGRIGRSMFDPGLLRCFVAMRMAAPGFQATAPERAELAAFVLSDPNLDLPEGTDVRFERDGSRLVNGARFERGRFDHASDAYSAPAP
- a CDS encoding low affinity iron permease family protein, which encodes MRIYITNRFEALSEWISANLGSPYAFALASFMVVAWALSGPFFGYSDTWQLVINTSTTICTFLMVFLLQNTGNRTIVEMQDRLKDLEAINRELLHELRRRPAQNEPLKEAA
- a CDS encoding DNA cytosine methyltransferase, with translation MAIDSKIQSYGMVAVDLFSGCGGMSAGFKAAGYSLSAAVDAELSKPSAKPGSTGCNATYTRNIGTQPRLADIATLDPLVIAESLPSGRCDVLLACPPCTDYTRTKPSNHLVDGSRNGLTGRVADFAAVLAPRHIFMENAREFLNGRFSYHARDLFSSLERLGYRIEAHVHVLSRFGLPQARERALVVATKSARPLSLDQLWDGLRLSASPSVRTALSRIPKAPDPDAKAPGIGEALSARLSAIPADGGSWAALCASEDSRRHLTPSMQRRFSSGEMGSHPDAYGRMAWDRPAPTIKRECAHPGNGRYVHPIENRIMTIREMATLQGFPTTWQFEGSVTGRYRQIGDAVPPMISWQLALLARWMDEGTRPAANDIAMPGTCLRPEDLIAA